The proteins below come from a single Clarias gariepinus isolate MV-2021 ecotype Netherlands chromosome 17, CGAR_prim_01v2, whole genome shotgun sequence genomic window:
- the frmd8 gene encoding FERM domain-containing protein 8 produces the protein MEGDECEFSTEPSEPSRSNRGSVSSSVTRAQDVLVYLVSDGAVQVCAESVGCVCVQELGRSVRDALNIPDSAQDMFAFWLCSPLLELQLKPKHQPYKLCRQWQDLLYRFTTAHTDDISLDEPCLQYKRNVFYPKSKELQMEEESVLRLLYDEAKLNIIEGRYPCDPEHWIRLAALSCAIEIGTGLDDQQLTSAIREKKLSSLLPAHVVGGVGAGLLSTLRLRAGRRAELEQSLLKEYHTLTTPTEPRLLLLQYLSICHSLPYYGCAFFAGEIDKPAAGLLQRGGRKGVSVGISLEGVYVIDTKEKHVLLGLRFSELSWDHTYPDTEGDSHILWLEFDGEEEGTPVNKLLKIYSKQAELMSGLIEFCVELRSVGEAAASQMASAQVEGAEGARGRRAGKVRRQNSVVCSRVHTLRTISYVDDGKEIKRLKPKRAGSFFSKQTPPTYTAVQMMENSEQS, from the exons atggAGGGAGATGAGTGTGAGTTCTCCACGGAGCCGTCTGAACCTTCTCGCTCAAACAGAGGAAGTGTTTCTTCATCAGTCACCCGGg cccaGGACGTGTTGGTGTACCTGGTGAGTGACGGGGCAGTGCAGGTGTGTGCAGAGAGcgtgggctgtgtgtgtgtgcaggagctCGGCCGCAGTGTGAGAGACGCCCTCAACATTCCCGATTCTGCTCAGGACATGTTCGCCTTCTGGCTGTGCTCACCTCTGctgg agcTGCAGTTGAAGCCGAAGCACCAGCCGTATAAGTTGTGTCGTCAGTGGCAGGACCTGCTGTACCGCTTCACTACTGCACACACAGACGACATCTcactag atgAGCCGTGTCTGCAGTAcaagaggaatgttttttaccccaaatctaaagaactgcag atggAGGAGGAGAGTGTGTTGCGGCTCCTGTACGATGAGGCTAAATTAAACATCATTGAGGGTCGGTACCCATGTGACCCTGAGCACTGGATCCGATTGGCTGCTCTGTCCTGCGCTATAGAGATCGGGACAGGACTGGACGACCAGCAGCTCACCTCCGCtatcag agaaaaGAAGCTGTCCTCACTGCTGCCAGCCCATGTGGTGGGtggggtgggggcggggcttctcTCCACCCTGAGGCTGAGGGCGGGGCGTCGCGCTGAACTGGAACAGAGTCTACTGAAGGAATACCACACACTGACCACGCCCACCGAGCCCCGCCTACTCCTTCTCCAGTACCTCAGCATCTGCCACTCGCTGCCTTATTACgg GTGTGCGTTCTTCGCGGGGGAGATCGATAAGCCGGCGGCAGGGCTGCTGCAGCGGGGGGGTCGTAAGGGGGTGAGTGTGGGGATCAGTCTGGAGGGTGTGTACGTCATCGACACCAAGGAGAAG catgtGCTCCTGGGTCTGCGGTTCTCTGAGCTGTCGTGGGATCACACGTACCCCGACACTGAGGGAGACTCGCACATCCTGTGGCTGGAGTTCGATGGAGAGGAGGAGGGAACACCCGTCAATAAATTACTGAAGATCTACTCgaaacag gcgGAGCTGATGAGCGGTCTGATTGAGTTCTGTGTGGAGTTGCGCTCCGTTGGTGAAGCGGCCGCGTCCCAAATGGCTTCGGCTCAGGTGGAGGGTGCGGAGGGGGCGAGGGGGCGGCGTGCAGGGAAAGTGCGCAGGCAGAACAGTGTAGTGTGCAGCAGAGTGCACACCCTGAGGACCATCAGCTACGTGGACGACG GTAAAGAGATAAAGCGTCTGAAACCGAAGAGAGCCGGGTCGTTCTTCAGCAAACAGACTCCTCCCACTTACACCGCTGTTCAGATGATGGAGAACTCGGAGCAGAGCTGA